A genomic stretch from Azospirillaceae bacterium includes:
- a CDS encoding VOC family protein gives MAETVSSITGILETPLYVDDVARARAFYVDVLGLAAVYDSPRLVALKAGERQVLLLFLRGASTEPIATPGGTIPPHDGAGPLHFAFQVPAGELPTWERHLSRHGVVVEGRVTWAQGESLYFRDPDGHLVELATPGLWGIG, from the coding sequence ATGGCGGAGACGGTATCGTCCATCACCGGCATCCTCGAAACGCCGCTCTACGTGGATGATGTTGCGCGGGCGCGGGCGTTCTACGTGGATGTCCTGGGGCTGGCGGCGGTGTACGACAGTCCGCGGCTGGTCGCGCTGAAGGCGGGGGAGCGGCAGGTGCTCCTGCTGTTCCTGCGGGGGGCCTCGACTGAGCCCATCGCAACGCCGGGCGGCACCATCCCGCCCCACGATGGGGCCGGCCCGCTCCATTTCGCGTTTCAAGTGCCGGCCGGGGAGCTGCCGACCTGGGAACGGCACCTGTCGCGGCATGGCGTGGTGGTCGAAGGCCGTGTGACCTGGGCGCAGGGCGAAAGCCTGTACTTCCGCGATCCCGATGGGCATCTGGTCGAACTCGCCACGCCCGGCCTGTGGGGCATCGGCTGA
- the pgi gene encoding glucose-6-phosphate isomerase gives MSALTESPAWTALARHRQSMEGVGMRDLFAQDPDRFRRFSTEACGLLLDYSKNRITSETMGLLLDLARQADVAGWRDRMFAGERINFTEGRSVLHTALRAGPDGAARADGARVADEVEAVRGRMLAFARAVRDGTWTGWTGKRITDVVNIGIGGSDLGPAMVTEALAPYRHPEIRPHFVSNVDGTHLAEVLKRVDPETTLFLVASKTFTTQETIANAESAKAWFQARISDPKAVSKHFAALSTNAKAVEAFGIDPANMFGFWDWVGGRYSLWSAIGLPIAIGIGPERFEELLAGARAMDQHFRTAPLDRNMPVVLGMLGVWYVNFWGAAAHAVLPYDQYLARFPAFLQQLDMESNGKRVDRGGHPVDYATGPVIFGEPGTNGQHAFYQLIHQGTQPIPCDFLAPAQTQNPLPRSPLGDHHRILLSNVLAQAEALMRGKTEAEARAELEAQGLTGPAADALVPHKVFPGNRPSNTILFRRLDPATLGALIALYEHKVFVQGVVWRINSFDQWGVELGKQLAKPILAELEAGRPSGNHDASTTGLMEWLLRV, from the coding sequence ATGTCCGCGCTGACCGAGAGCCCCGCCTGGACCGCCCTGGCCCGCCACCGCCAGTCCATGGAAGGGGTCGGGATGCGCGACCTGTTCGCGCAGGATCCCGACCGTTTCCGCCGCTTCTCGACCGAGGCGTGCGGATTGCTGCTGGACTATTCCAAGAACCGGATCACGTCGGAGACCATGGGCCTGTTGCTGGATCTGGCCCGGCAGGCGGACGTCGCCGGCTGGCGCGACAGGATGTTCGCCGGCGAGAGGATCAACTTCACCGAAGGGCGGTCGGTGCTGCACACGGCCTTGCGCGCGGGTCCCGACGGCGCCGCCCGGGCTGACGGGGCGCGCGTCGCGGACGAGGTCGAAGCGGTGCGCGGGCGCATGCTGGCCTTCGCCCGCGCGGTGCGTGACGGAACCTGGACCGGCTGGACCGGCAAGCGCATCACCGACGTGGTGAACATCGGCATCGGCGGGTCGGACCTGGGCCCGGCCATGGTGACCGAGGCGCTCGCGCCCTATCGCCATCCCGAAATCCGGCCCCACTTCGTCTCCAATGTCGACGGCACCCACCTGGCCGAGGTGCTGAAGCGGGTGGATCCCGAGACCACGCTGTTCCTGGTGGCCTCCAAGACGTTCACGACGCAGGAGACGATTGCCAACGCGGAGTCCGCCAAGGCCTGGTTCCAGGCCCGCATCTCCGATCCCAAGGCGGTGTCCAAGCACTTCGCGGCGCTCAGCACCAATGCCAAGGCCGTCGAGGCGTTCGGCATCGATCCCGCCAACATGTTCGGGTTCTGGGACTGGGTGGGGGGCCGCTATTCGCTCTGGTCCGCCATCGGCCTGCCGATCGCCATCGGCATCGGGCCGGAGCGGTTCGAGGAGCTGCTGGCCGGCGCCCGCGCCATGGACCAGCATTTCCGCACGGCCCCGCTCGACCGGAACATGCCTGTGGTGCTGGGCATGCTGGGGGTGTGGTACGTGAACTTCTGGGGGGCGGCCGCCCACGCCGTTCTGCCCTACGACCAGTACCTCGCACGCTTCCCGGCGTTCCTGCAGCAGTTGGACATGGAGTCCAACGGCAAGCGCGTGGACAGGGGCGGCCATCCGGTGGACTACGCCACGGGCCCGGTCATCTTCGGGGAGCCCGGCACCAACGGCCAGCACGCATTCTACCAGTTGATCCACCAGGGAACCCAACCGATCCCCTGCGATTTCCTGGCCCCGGCGCAGACGCAGAATCCGCTGCCGCGGAGCCCCCTTGGCGACCACCACCGGATCCTGCTGTCCAATGTCCTGGCCCAGGCGGAAGCCCTGATGCGGGGCAAGACCGAAGCGGAGGCACGGGCGGAGCTGGAAGCCCAGGGGCTGACAGGCCCGGCCGCGGACGCGCTGGTGCCGCACAAGGTCTTTCCCGGAAACCGGCCCAGCAACACCATCCTGTTCCGGCGCCTCGACCCGGCCACGCTCGGTGCCCTGATCGCGCTCTACGAGCACAAGGTGTTCGTGCAGGGCGTGGTCTGGCGCATCAACTCCTTCGATCAATGGGGGGTGGAGCTCGGCAAGCAGCTTGCCAAGCCGATCCTGGCGGAGCTGGAGGCGGGCCGCCCGTCCGGGAACCATGACGCATCCACAACCGGCCTGATGGAATGGCTGCTGCGCGTATAA
- a CDS encoding pentapeptide repeat-containing protein, with the protein MGTPVLEPKPLVRPTQDQLDRILKRHAMFRNARVGGARAVLANMDLSGLDLEDRDLAHADLTLTNLAGARLARTTLDCANLFAANLRRANLEGASLVKADLRGACARGAVLTGANLFDADLRDGLLAERDAGGELHSHQASVQPMDLEDTGFRSADPARARLSGSVAVRTDFSAAVMRGVRLVRANLRNANFEGANLEGADLSQADMRGANLKNAVLADCVMALTEMGGADLEGALTDTPAGRPFAEIAAEFEDMIRLHAEFVGSAGREGRALDLSGIDMRGAPGLSRTLLTMLKAPGACLYGLDLSRAQMQAANLAGADLRACNLEGADLRGANLRGARLDNAILRDANLAPLVIGSDRTVPASLDGASLRHADLTNTRLRGASLRGADLGFATAIGVDLRDADLTAATLDGAWIAPDALPTAILDAAPAAGLLGR; encoded by the coding sequence ATGGGCACCCCGGTCCTCGAACCGAAACCGCTGGTCCGGCCGACACAGGACCAGTTGGACCGGATCCTCAAGCGCCACGCCATGTTCCGCAACGCCCGGGTTGGCGGTGCGCGGGCGGTGCTGGCCAACATGGATCTTTCGGGGCTGGACCTGGAGGACCGCGACCTTGCGCATGCGGATTTGACCCTGACCAATCTGGCCGGGGCCCGTCTCGCCCGGACGACCCTGGACTGCGCCAACCTGTTCGCCGCCAACCTGCGCCGGGCGAATCTGGAGGGCGCAAGCCTGGTGAAGGCGGATCTGCGCGGGGCCTGCGCGCGCGGGGCCGTCCTGACCGGTGCCAACCTGTTCGACGCCGATCTGCGCGATGGCCTTCTGGCCGAGCGGGATGCGGGCGGGGAGCTGCACTCCCATCAGGCCAGCGTGCAGCCGATGGACCTGGAGGACACCGGTTTCCGGAGCGCCGACCCGGCCCGGGCGAGGCTGTCCGGTTCGGTGGCGGTGCGCACCGATTTTTCGGCCGCTGTGATGCGGGGGGTCCGGCTGGTGCGCGCCAACCTGCGCAACGCGAACTTCGAAGGCGCCAACCTGGAGGGGGCGGACCTGTCGCAGGCCGACATGCGCGGGGCCAATCTGAAAAATGCGGTTCTGGCCGACTGCGTCATGGCGCTGACCGAGATGGGCGGAGCCGACCTCGAGGGGGCGCTCACCGACACGCCGGCCGGGCGTCCCTTCGCCGAGATCGCGGCCGAGTTCGAGGATATGATCCGGCTCCACGCCGAGTTCGTCGGTTCGGCGGGACGGGAGGGGCGGGCACTCGATCTTTCGGGCATCGACATGCGCGGCGCGCCCGGGCTGTCCCGCACGCTGCTGACCATGCTCAAGGCGCCGGGTGCGTGCCTGTACGGCCTGGATCTGTCGCGGGCGCAGATGCAGGCGGCGAACCTTGCAGGGGCCGACCTGAGGGCCTGCAACCTGGAAGGTGCGGATCTGCGCGGCGCGAACCTGCGCGGTGCGCGCCTGGACAACGCCATCCTGCGCGATGCCAATCTGGCCCCGCTGGTCATCGGCAGCGACCGGACGGTTCCCGCTTCCCTGGATGGCGCCAGCCTGCGCCATGCCGACCTGACGAATACCAGGTTGCGCGGTGCCAGCCTGCGGGGGGCGGACCTCGGCTTCGCCACGGCCATCGGCGTTGACCTGCGCGACGCCGACCTGACCGCGGCCACGCTCGACGGGGCGTGGATCGCACCCGACGCGCTCCCGACCGCCATTCTCGACGCGGCCCCGGCCGCCGGACTCCTGGGGCGCTGA